One Alkalicoccus halolimnae DNA segment encodes these proteins:
- a CDS encoding glycine betaine uptake BCCT transporter, giving the protein MKKLTVVFWIALAILLFFMVFGIFVPQAFENVTAGLREQISSTLGWYYLLVVTGFVGVCAFIVVSPFGKIKLGKPDDKPDYSYLTWFAMLFSAGMGIGLVFWGAAEPISHFMTDAPIAETGSDAAILEAMRYSFFHWGVHAWAIYAVVAMALAYFKFRHDAPGLISGTLTPVLGKYAKGPVGNTVDIIAVVATVIGVSSTLGFGAVQINGGLDYLLGIGTNFSIQFIIICVVTVLFMISAYTGLNRGIKILSNVNLWLAFTLFIFMFAFGPTLFNLNLFTESLGMYIQQLPSMSFRIAPFNEDERAWIDGWTIFYWAWWISWSPFVGSFIARVSKGRTLREFVLGVLLVPSVVGFFWFAVFGGSGIFLEQSGQAVLSDLAPEAALFAVLGNFPLGALMSVIAIMLICTFFITSADSGTFILGMQTTNGSLTPPKTVKLIWGLMLSATASILLFTGGLQGLENAMIIAALPFSVIMILMTYSLIKSLQIEKNALAAREAKKRS; this is encoded by the coding sequence TTGAAAAAACTGACAGTAGTTTTCTGGATTGCATTAGCTATACTATTATTTTTCATGGTTTTCGGGATCTTCGTGCCTCAAGCTTTCGAAAACGTCACAGCTGGTCTAAGAGAACAAATTTCATCAACACTTGGTTGGTATTATCTGCTTGTTGTAACTGGATTTGTGGGTGTCTGTGCTTTTATCGTAGTAAGTCCTTTCGGAAAAATTAAACTCGGTAAGCCGGACGACAAGCCGGATTACAGCTACTTAACATGGTTTGCGATGCTTTTCAGCGCCGGCATGGGTATCGGACTTGTATTCTGGGGGGCTGCAGAGCCTATTTCCCATTTTATGACAGATGCTCCGATTGCAGAAACCGGTTCTGACGCTGCAATACTGGAAGCAATGCGCTATTCCTTTTTCCATTGGGGAGTACACGCATGGGCAATTTACGCAGTCGTTGCGATGGCTCTTGCATACTTCAAATTCCGTCACGATGCTCCAGGACTGATCAGCGGGACGCTTACTCCCGTTCTCGGTAAGTATGCGAAAGGACCTGTCGGTAATACGGTAGACATTATCGCCGTAGTTGCTACAGTAATCGGGGTTTCAAGTACGCTTGGTTTTGGCGCTGTTCAAATTAACGGCGGCCTCGATTATCTTCTTGGAATCGGAACTAACTTCTCCATACAGTTTATTATTATCTGTGTAGTTACAGTACTGTTCATGATTTCAGCATACACAGGGTTGAACCGTGGGATTAAAATTCTCTCAAACGTAAACCTCTGGCTCGCTTTTACACTGTTTATATTTATGTTTGCGTTTGGTCCTACACTATTTAACTTAAACTTGTTTACCGAATCATTAGGCATGTATATTCAACAGCTTCCGAGCATGAGTTTCCGAATCGCTCCATTCAATGAGGATGAGCGTGCCTGGATCGACGGATGGACTATTTTTTACTGGGCATGGTGGATTTCGTGGTCTCCTTTTGTAGGCTCCTTTATTGCCCGCGTATCAAAAGGGCGTACGCTTCGCGAATTCGTCCTGGGCGTCCTGCTCGTCCCATCTGTAGTTGGATTTTTCTGGTTTGCCGTCTTTGGAGGATCCGGAATCTTCCTCGAGCAATCAGGCCAGGCTGTACTTTCTGACCTTGCTCCAGAGGCAGCACTGTTTGCTGTTTTAGGGAATTTCCCGCTGGGAGCTTTAATGTCAGTAATAGCCATTATGCTGATCTGTACCTTCTTTATTACTTCTGCTGACTCAGGAACCTTTATTCTGGGGATGCAGACAACCAACGGCTCTCTGACTCCTCCAAAAACGGTGAAGCTTATCTGGGGACTTATGTTGTCCGCTACAGCTTCCATCCTGCTTTTCACAGGGGGGCTGCAGGGACTCGAGAATGCTATGATTATAGCGGCTCTTCCTTTTTCTGTTATTATGATATTAATGACTTATTCCCTCATTAAATCTTTACAGATTGAAAAGAATGCTTTAGCCGCAAGAGAAGCGAAAAAACGATCTTAA
- a CDS encoding SDR family oxidoreductase: MNVLVIGANGQIGNHLVKMLGLSSEHHVHAMIRKEEQKAHMRELGADEIVLGDLEQDFSHAFKGIDAVIFTAGSGGHTGKEQTEAIDKKGAIQAVKEAESAGVKRFIMISTIMADEAENAPENIQHYLSAKKAADDALRSTSLSYTILRPGPLSNDSATGMIKTAQKLDSYDGSISREDVAAAAVNSLVLEETFNKTFELIGGTIPIGEAIKNI; the protein is encoded by the coding sequence ATGAACGTCTTAGTTATTGGCGCCAATGGACAAATAGGCAATCACTTAGTGAAAATGCTCGGACTAAGTTCAGAGCACCACGTCCATGCTATGATTAGAAAAGAAGAACAAAAAGCACATATGAGAGAACTCGGTGCTGATGAGATCGTACTGGGAGATCTTGAACAGGATTTTTCCCACGCCTTTAAGGGGATTGATGCAGTCATTTTCACTGCAGGGTCCGGCGGTCATACTGGTAAAGAACAAACAGAAGCAATCGATAAAAAAGGAGCCATTCAGGCTGTCAAGGAGGCCGAGAGTGCCGGTGTAAAACGATTTATTATGATCAGCACAATTATGGCTGATGAGGCTGAAAACGCTCCTGAAAATATCCAGCACTATCTTTCGGCTAAAAAAGCAGCGGATGATGCTCTCAGAAGCACATCTCTTTCCTATACGATTCTCCGGCCCGGTCCTCTTTCCAATGACAGTGCCACCGGTATGATTAAAACTGCTCAAAAACTGGACAGCTATGATGGTTCCATCTCCCGCGAGGATGTTGCCGCAGCAGCAGTTAATTCCCTGGTACTTGAAGAGACTTTCAATAAAACATTTGAACTCATCGGCGGTACCATTCCCATTGGAGAAGCTATTAAAAATATTTAA
- the eutH gene encoding ethanolamine utilization protein EutH produces MNALIIWVLLGFLFAGVIDKILGNKKGYGEAFDEGFRTMGPLAFVMTGMISIAPLLAEVLRPVLVPIFTALGADPGIFPGMILAIDMGGYPLAAELARTEEAALFSGIILATMLGPTFVFTVPVALGLIHKEHYTDFARGIMYGLIPVPAGAFIAGMAAGMEPLFILRQLVPVILFVGIILIGLRWAQRIMVQAFLISGRGIMALIAMVIAVVAVQELTGVVLIAGLTPFSESMEIIGVIVLALAGAFPLVHFLKTAVVPKCRKLIERTPLPAEAWVGFFTQLAHSIPVFKQLHTMDERSRLMNVAFSVSGAFLVGGHLGFTAAVEPAMTTAMLTGKASAGVMAVLLVFWKTSDKKPAGS; encoded by the coding sequence ATGAATGCACTAATCATATGGGTTCTGCTCGGGTTCCTCTTTGCAGGGGTTATCGATAAAATACTTGGAAATAAAAAAGGGTATGGGGAAGCTTTCGACGAAGGCTTCCGCACCATGGGGCCGCTGGCATTCGTTATGACCGGTATGATATCTATAGCACCACTATTAGCAGAGGTTCTGAGACCGGTTCTCGTGCCTATATTTACAGCTCTTGGAGCGGACCCGGGAATATTTCCCGGAATGATTCTTGCTATTGATATGGGGGGATACCCTCTCGCAGCTGAACTGGCCCGGACAGAGGAAGCTGCGCTTTTCTCAGGGATTATTCTTGCTACAATGCTAGGACCAACATTTGTTTTTACGGTTCCTGTGGCCCTTGGCTTAATACATAAAGAACATTACACGGATTTTGCCAGGGGGATTATGTACGGGCTTATCCCTGTCCCGGCAGGAGCTTTTATAGCGGGAATGGCGGCAGGTATGGAACCTTTATTTATTTTGCGGCAGCTTGTTCCAGTAATTCTTTTTGTAGGCATTATACTAATCGGTCTCCGGTGGGCCCAGCGGATCATGGTTCAGGCATTTCTGATTTCTGGAAGAGGTATAATGGCTTTAATCGCGATGGTTATTGCAGTAGTAGCTGTACAGGAACTGACCGGGGTAGTACTTATAGCGGGACTTACTCCTTTTTCGGAATCAATGGAAATAATAGGAGTGATCGTTCTTGCGCTGGCAGGAGCTTTCCCGCTTGTGCACTTTCTGAAAACTGCAGTTGTACCCAAATGCAGAAAGCTTATTGAACGAACTCCACTGCCTGCTGAGGCATGGGTTGGTTTTTTTACTCAGCTGGCGCATAGCATACCGGTTTTCAAGCAGCTGCATACAATGGATGAAAGAAGCAGACTTATGAATGTGGCTTTCTCAGTAAGTGGAGCTTTTCTCGTAGGAGGGCATTTAGGTTTTACAGCAGCAGTAGAACCAGCAATGACTACTGCTATGCTGACAGGCAAAGCAAGTGCCGGTGTAATGGCGGTGCTGCTTGTATTTTGGAAGACAAGCGATAAAAAACCTGCCGGGAGCTAA
- a CDS encoding DUF1028 domain-containing protein — protein MKKFQSKVATFSIIGYDPVTEELGVAVQSKFLGAGAVVPWAEAGAGAVATQSFANTAFGPEGIHMMKKGFSPEETAAKLVENDKDKNLRQFAVMDHKGNTAAFTGEECYEWAGHKQGKYCTAQGNILMNGETVDALVSTFEQSEGTLSNRLLAALEAAQNAGGDSRGKQSAALFVVQEGGGYGGYNDRKFDLRVDDHPEPIKELQRLHELHKLYFSQSDKEDLLSLNGEVLEEVETLLIEGNLLKEKQGKYNMEVKDAIQTYFMRENFEERWQEDMIDPAVLAFMRSGM, from the coding sequence ATGAAGAAATTTCAGTCTAAAGTAGCTACTTTTTCTATTATAGGATACGACCCTGTAACGGAAGAACTGGGAGTTGCAGTACAATCCAAGTTTTTAGGGGCAGGTGCAGTCGTTCCCTGGGCTGAAGCAGGGGCAGGTGCTGTTGCGACGCAGTCTTTTGCTAACACCGCTTTCGGACCTGAAGGAATACATATGATGAAAAAAGGCTTTTCGCCTGAAGAGACAGCTGCCAAATTAGTTGAAAATGATAAAGATAAAAACCTCCGCCAGTTCGCCGTTATGGACCATAAAGGCAATACAGCAGCATTCACTGGTGAAGAATGCTATGAATGGGCTGGGCACAAACAGGGGAAGTACTGCACGGCCCAGGGAAATATTCTCATGAATGGAGAGACTGTGGATGCACTGGTTAGCACCTTTGAACAATCGGAAGGAACTTTATCCAACAGGCTTCTCGCTGCATTAGAAGCCGCACAGAATGCCGGAGGAGATTCAAGAGGCAAGCAGTCGGCAGCTCTTTTCGTTGTTCAGGAGGGAGGGGGATACGGCGGATATAACGACAGGAAATTCGATCTGCGCGTAGATGATCACCCTGAGCCTATTAAAGAACTGCAGCGTCTGCATGAACTGCATAAGCTGTATTTTTCCCAGTCAGATAAAGAAGATTTATTGTCGCTGAATGGAGAAGTATTGGAAGAAGTGGAGACGCTGTTAATAGAAGGAAATCTCCTTAAAGAGAAGCAGGGAAAGTATAATATGGAAGTTAAAGATGCAATACAAACTTATTTTATGCGCGAAAATTTTGAGGAGCGCTGGCAGGAGGATATGATCGATCCCGCTGTGCTCGCTTTTATGCGTTCAGGAATGTAA
- a CDS encoding methylated-DNA--[protein]-cysteine S-methyltransferase: MEKIYYGEMDSFLGPLTLAATAKGLCMIQYGNQKNVLSSMKRRWEKQEQNSLWIEDYTVIGEAIREIKEYFDGSRNKFDIKMDLRGTAFQKQVWEQLQLIPCGNTQSYKDIAEALGNPKAVRAVGGANNKNPVPILIPCHRVIGADGTLTGYAGGISIKESLLNHEKSSFASVVN; the protein is encoded by the coding sequence ATGGAGAAAATTTATTATGGAGAGATGGACAGTTTTCTGGGTCCCCTCACTTTAGCAGCTACCGCAAAAGGACTTTGCATGATTCAATATGGAAATCAAAAAAATGTGCTGTCCTCTATGAAACGAAGATGGGAAAAGCAGGAACAGAATTCTTTATGGATTGAGGATTATACTGTGATAGGAGAAGCGATCAGAGAAATAAAGGAGTATTTCGACGGCTCGAGAAATAAATTCGATATTAAAATGGATCTAAGAGGGACTGCTTTTCAAAAGCAGGTCTGGGAACAGCTGCAGTTAATTCCATGTGGAAACACCCAATCCTACAAAGACATTGCGGAAGCATTGGGGAACCCGAAAGCTGTGCGTGCTGTAGGTGGAGCCAATAATAAAAATCCAGTTCCTATTCTTATACCCTGCCATCGTGTGATAGGAGCCGACGGTACGCTTACAGGCTACGCTGGAGGCATAAGCATAAAAGAGTCTCTGCTAAATCATGAGAAATCCTCTTTTGCTAGTGTAGTAAACTAA
- a CDS encoding peptidoglycan recognition protein family protein codes for MAFIIKDVRKKLLEHRKKTYRTGVLPDNITIHHSATETGNSSAFAAYHVNNHQWPGVGYHYIILKNGVVERCWDDHTVSYHTRGLNTGNIGICLVGNGSFTTSQKSSLIKLIQILLKKYGMDISKVKGHRERRGQTTRCPGFDAGVIRDKLRNDLNSPLLKIGSKGGEVKRMQKILARNVQLSKYGADGIFGLETEKAVKEFQKQRKLTADGIVGVKTWKELLKERKK; via the coding sequence ATGGCATTCATTATTAAAGATGTAAGAAAGAAACTGTTGGAGCATAGAAAAAAAACATATCGTACAGGGGTGCTCCCTGATAATATCACAATTCATCATAGTGCTACGGAAACAGGAAATTCCTCAGCATTTGCTGCTTATCATGTAAATAATCATCAATGGCCGGGGGTTGGCTATCATTATATTATATTGAAAAATGGTGTTGTCGAGCGGTGCTGGGACGATCATACAGTATCTTATCATACCAGAGGCCTCAACACAGGTAATATTGGTATCTGTCTAGTAGGAAATGGAAGTTTTACTACATCTCAAAAAAGTTCTCTCATTAAACTTATTCAAATACTGCTGAAAAAGTATGGGATGGATATATCCAAAGTGAAAGGGCACCGTGAAAGAAGAGGTCAGACTACGAGATGTCCAGGTTTTGATGCAGGAGTTATCCGGGACAAGCTGCGTAATGATCTAAATTCTCCTCTCCTCAAAATAGGCAGTAAAGGCGGTGAGGTAAAAAGGATGCAGAAAATTCTTGCTCGGAATGTCCAACTATCAAAATACGGCGCTGATGGTATATTTGGACTGGAAACGGAAAAAGCAGTAAAAGAATTTCAGAAGCAGAGGAAACTTACGGCAGATGGTATTGTAGGCGTTAAAACGTGGAAAGAATTATTAAAAGAGAGGAAGAAATGA
- the lepB gene encoding signal peptidase I: MREPKKSGSGKKLWRRGIWRIIQTAAIVLVLTFIVREFMFTNYIVYGQSMLPTIKDGERIIVNKIGYELTEPDRFDLIIFHADEDSDYIKRIIGLPGDELYYEADTLYVNGESVEEDFLETISVNGSDVFTDDFTLENLTDEHTVPEGHVFVLGDNRKNSVDSRQIGFIPTDEIVGRANITFWPPQNIRFID, encoded by the coding sequence ATGCGTGAGCCGAAGAAAAGCGGAAGTGGAAAAAAACTTTGGCGCAGAGGAATTTGGAGAATAATTCAAACAGCAGCTATCGTTTTAGTGTTAACTTTTATTGTCAGAGAATTCATGTTTACTAATTATATTGTCTACGGGCAATCCATGCTCCCTACAATCAAAGACGGGGAGAGAATTATCGTTAATAAAATAGGCTATGAACTTACTGAACCCGATAGGTTCGATTTAATAATATTTCATGCAGATGAAGATTCAGATTATATCAAACGGATTATCGGATTGCCCGGAGATGAGCTTTATTATGAAGCAGATACATTATATGTGAATGGGGAGTCAGTGGAAGAAGACTTTCTCGAAACAATCTCTGTAAACGGGTCGGATGTTTTTACAGACGACTTTACGCTTGAAAACTTAACAGATGAACATACTGTTCCTGAAGGACATGTTTTTGTACTGGGAGATAATAGAAAAAACAGTGTAGACAGCAGACAAATTGGCTTCATTCCTACAGATGAAATCGTTGGAAGAGCTAATATTACATTCTGGCCTCCACAGAATATACGCTTTATCGATTAG
- a CDS encoding response regulator: MLLLQFGDRIFVQNQLGGNFMRTLVCDDSLSSREELKKVLLTCGIEDIQEAADGNEAVEKFHQHTPDLIFMDIIMPNKDGITAIKEILPFKGEAKIVMTSSCSNVSHLRKAFLIGADSFIQKPFTDINVREILKTCHGAEV; this comes from the coding sequence ATGCTTTTATTGCAGTTTGGTGATAGAATATTTGTACAAAATCAGCTCGGGGGGAATTTTATGAGGACGCTCGTCTGCGACGATTCCTTATCATCCAGAGAGGAATTGAAAAAGGTTCTGCTGACCTGCGGCATCGAGGATATACAGGAAGCTGCAGATGGAAATGAAGCAGTCGAAAAATTTCATCAACACACGCCCGATCTAATTTTTATGGATATTATCATGCCGAATAAAGACGGGATTACCGCGATTAAAGAAATACTACCTTTCAAAGGTGAAGCCAAAATTGTTATGACTTCATCCTGCTCAAATGTTTCCCATTTGCGAAAGGCTTTTCTTATAGGTGCCGATTCTTTTATTCAAAAACCATTTACTGACATAAATGTTAGAGAAATTTTAAAAACCTGCCATGGAGCTGAAGTTTAG
- the trmL gene encoding tRNA (uridine(34)/cytosine(34)/5-carboxymethylaminomethyluridine(34)-2'-O)-methyltransferase TrmL codes for MSIHVVLHEPEIPANTGNIARTCAGTNSCLHLIHPLGFSTDDRMLKRAGCDYWPHVKVEHHNSIEELMDKFPEGHFYFIETIGNQHYSQVDYSEAQEDYFFVFGKETKGLPESLTNKFRDNCLLIPQTQLVRSLNLSNAAAILVYEAMRQQAFSAIEQKAFCE; via the coding sequence TTGAGTATACATGTAGTACTGCACGAACCGGAAATACCAGCTAATACAGGTAATATTGCAAGAACATGTGCCGGGACTAATTCATGCCTGCACTTAATTCACCCTCTGGGTTTTTCCACAGACGACAGAATGCTCAAGCGGGCAGGCTGCGATTATTGGCCGCATGTAAAAGTGGAACATCATAACAGTATAGAAGAATTGATGGATAAATTCCCGGAAGGCCATTTTTATTTTATTGAAACAATAGGAAATCAACACTATTCGCAGGTGGATTACAGCGAAGCACAGGAGGATTATTTTTTTGTATTTGGAAAGGAAACCAAAGGACTCCCCGAATCATTAACGAATAAATTCCGTGACAACTGTTTGCTCATTCCTCAGACTCAGCTGGTGCGATCTTTAAATTTATCGAATGCTGCTGCAATTCTGGTATATGAAGCTATGCGTCAACAGGCTTTTAGTGCAATTGAACAAAAAGCATTTTGTGAGTAG
- the queG gene encoding tRNA epoxyqueuosine(34) reductase QueG, with protein MSSQFKNEIIEFSRKIGIDKIGFAPADPFVTMKERLRIQQEKGYASGFEKGSLEERTNPDLLLPEAKTIISIALAYPSKMKDAPRSVKGDRRGIFCRASWGEDYHHVLRRKLKQVEEFILQKDPRARCKEMVDTGELPDRAVAERAGIGWSGKNCAIITPEFGSYVYLGEMITTISFEEDVPLEEQCGTCNKCVDACPTGALVQGGQLDATKCIAFLTQTKTMLPKQYRKKLGNRLYGCDTCQTVCPENKGVDEHRHPEMEPDPEIVKPQLEPLLTMSNREFKEKFGRISGSWRGKKPIQRNAIIALAVFKEKASLPVLTKLMHEDPRPVIRGTAAWALSEIENSEDIYKEIDKAGSNENNEEAKTEMENALSFMKNAGEKSY; from the coding sequence ATGTCCAGCCAATTTAAAAATGAGATTATTGAATTCAGCAGGAAAATAGGTATAGATAAGATAGGATTTGCTCCTGCAGATCCCTTTGTCACGATGAAGGAACGCCTGCGGATTCAGCAGGAAAAAGGTTATGCTTCGGGATTTGAAAAAGGAAGTCTTGAAGAACGTACAAATCCGGACCTTCTTCTTCCGGAAGCTAAAACAATCATTTCAATTGCACTTGCTTACCCGTCTAAAATGAAAGATGCTCCGCGTTCTGTAAAAGGAGACCGCCGGGGAATTTTCTGCCGTGCAAGCTGGGGAGAAGATTATCATCATGTTTTAAGGAGAAAGTTGAAGCAGGTGGAGGAATTTATTCTTCAGAAAGATCCTCGTGCCAGATGCAAAGAAATGGTAGATACCGGGGAGCTCCCGGACCGTGCAGTAGCTGAAAGAGCAGGCATAGGATGGAGCGGTAAAAATTGTGCGATTATCACTCCGGAATTTGGTTCCTATGTGTACCTGGGAGAAATGATAACAACAATTTCTTTTGAGGAAGATGTGCCTCTGGAAGAACAGTGCGGAACCTGTAACAAATGTGTAGACGCATGCCCTACAGGCGCACTTGTGCAGGGAGGACAGCTGGACGCAACGAAATGCATTGCTTTTTTAACTCAGACAAAAACCATGCTTCCCAAGCAGTATAGAAAAAAATTGGGCAACAGACTCTACGGGTGTGATACGTGTCAAACAGTCTGTCCGGAGAATAAAGGAGTAGATGAACACCGGCATCCTGAAATGGAACCCGATCCTGAAATAGTTAAACCTCAGCTCGAGCCGCTGCTTACCATGTCAAACAGAGAATTTAAAGAAAAGTTCGGACGGATTTCCGGTTCGTGGAGAGGGAAAAAACCTATTCAAAGAAATGCAATAATTGCACTCGCAGTTTTTAAGGAAAAAGCTTCATTGCCGGTACTTACGAAGCTCATGCATGAGGATCCAAGACCTGTTATACGTGGGACTGCAGCCTGGGCTCTTTCTGAAATCGAAAACAGCGAAGATATTTATAAGGAAATTGATAAAGCAGGTAGTAACGAAAATAATGAAGAGGCAAAAACAGAAATGGAGAACGCGTTATCTTTTATGAAGAATGCCGGTGAAAAGAGTTATTAA
- a CDS encoding BMP family lipoprotein: MKKSQKVLLSSVLAAGVVLAGCGGNDEDTTPVNENGGNEGADNSAEENNASENTDNAEDNNGEASGDAEGFSSKMVTDVGGVDDRSFNESAWAGLTQFGEDYPEADVDYVQSGDAADYLPNLQQLAREGTDITFAIGFLMADDVLTVAEQNPEQNFAIVDEVVTDGDGNPVDNLASITFAEHEGSFLVGAIAAMHSENDEVGFIGGVESPLIKKFENGFKAGVKHVDSDIEVAVQYAQDFNDASTGQNIADTMYSNGADIIYHAAGGTGNGLFTEAIDRNESGEEVWAIGVDQDQAVTEGEWSEGNVILSSMVKRVDNSVYNVSEETLNGNFPGGEVIELGLEDDGVGIAETQDDVSQEALDAVEEYEQMITDGEIEVPQTDEEYEEFLSSQE; this comes from the coding sequence ATGAAAAAGAGTCAAAAAGTACTTTTGTCATCTGTACTTGCAGCAGGGGTAGTACTTGCCGGATGCGGCGGGAATGACGAAGATACAACTCCAGTTAACGAAAATGGAGGCAATGAAGGCGCTGATAATTCTGCAGAAGAAAATAACGCGTCTGAAAATACAGATAATGCAGAGGATAATAACGGGGAAGCTTCCGGAGATGCCGAAGGATTTTCTTCTAAAATGGTAACAGATGTCGGCGGGGTTGATGACCGTTCCTTTAACGAATCAGCATGGGCAGGATTGACACAATTCGGTGAAGACTATCCCGAAGCGGATGTGGATTATGTACAGTCCGGCGATGCTGCCGATTATCTGCCAAACCTGCAGCAGCTTGCACGTGAAGGCACGGATATAACGTTTGCTATCGGCTTTTTAATGGCGGATGATGTACTCACAGTAGCCGAGCAGAATCCAGAGCAGAACTTTGCAATTGTTGACGAAGTGGTAACAGATGGCGACGGAAACCCAGTTGATAACCTTGCAAGCATTACGTTTGCTGAACACGAAGGTTCTTTTCTTGTTGGAGCTATAGCTGCAATGCACTCGGAAAACGATGAAGTAGGCTTTATCGGCGGCGTGGAAAGCCCGCTGATCAAAAAGTTCGAAAATGGATTCAAGGCCGGAGTAAAGCATGTAGATTCAGATATTGAAGTTGCTGTTCAATATGCACAGGACTTTAATGATGCTTCAACAGGTCAGAATATTGCGGATACTATGTATTCCAACGGAGCGGATATTATTTATCATGCTGCCGGTGGTACAGGAAATGGACTATTCACGGAAGCGATTGACCGTAATGAAAGCGGAGAAGAAGTTTGGGCTATCGGCGTGGACCAGGACCAGGCTGTAACGGAAGGTGAATGGTCTGAAGGTAACGTCATACTTTCCTCCATGGTCAAACGTGTAGACAATTCCGTATATAATGTATCTGAAGAGACGTTAAATGGAAACTTCCCTGGTGGAGAAGTAATTGAATTAGGACTTGAAGATGATGGTGTCGGTATTGCTGAAACACAGGATGATGTTTCTCAGGAAGCATTGGATGCTGTGGAAGAATATGAACAGATGATTACTGACGGGGAAATTGAAGTGCCTCAGACAGACGAAGAATATGAAGAATTTCTAAGCTCTCAGGAGTAA
- a CDS encoding antibiotic biosynthesis monooxygenase family protein: MYVVMNQLHIPAEGRENVAARFADSAAKMKEIKGCLDFMYLEPEEEENYPVVLTKWESKDDYQSWINSDAFKDAHKKRRENLDSSPTQSNKIFEYEAVHHL, translated from the coding sequence ATGTACGTAGTAATGAATCAGCTTCACATTCCAGCAGAAGGAAGAGAAAATGTAGCAGCCCGTTTCGCAGACAGTGCAGCAAAGATGAAGGAAATAAAAGGCTGCCTTGACTTTATGTACCTTGAACCGGAAGAGGAGGAGAACTATCCCGTAGTTCTTACTAAATGGGAAAGTAAAGACGATTACCAGAGCTGGATTAATAGTGACGCTTTTAAGGATGCGCATAAAAAACGTCGGGAGAACCTGGACAGCAGTCCGACTCAAAGTAATAAAATATTTGAATATGAAGCAGTTCATCATCTTTAA